One window from the genome of Lathamus discolor isolate bLatDis1 chromosome 24, bLatDis1.hap1, whole genome shotgun sequence encodes:
- the HAX1 gene encoding HCLS1-associated protein X-1 isoform X1, which yields MSFYDAFRGFFGFAGPRSPACSGVSAPWSRRPRDPLFGGATWDEDEGDEDGPSLAQPPPHFGFGPRGAFEELFRDVGELLGVFGGAWAGLPLPFGELEERLPPPEPPVPSPGEGRPLRDSMLKHPESPAQPWSPFLGLDDAAPSPPGLKADQDLDSQVSSAGLGTILRPGEPRAHSYFQSVSVTKVTLPDGAVEERRTVQDSQGRRETTVTRRRGDQAFITTTKEDGQNKDYREEVVNMDDRDLAQFAGTWPPEDSLHPPNLSDPSSALGSFFRRWFSSW from the exons ATGAGCTTCTACGATGCGTTTCGGGGCTTCTTCGGGTTCGCGGGGCCGCGGAG ccccgcttGCTCCGGTGTCTCAGCGCCGTGGTCCCGCAGGCCCCGGGACCCGCTCTTTGGCGGCGCGACGTGGGACGAGGACGAGGGTGACGAGGACGGCCCGTCCCTGGCGCAGCCCCCCCCGCACTTCGGCTTCGGGCCCCGCGGTGCCTTCGAGGAGCTGTTCCGGGACGTGGGCGAGCTCCTGGGGGTGTTCGGCGGCGCCTGGGCCGGGCTCCCTCTGCCCTTTGGCGAGCTGGAGGAGCGGCTGCCCCCGCCCGAGCCTCCAGTGCCCAGCCCCGGCGAGGGGCGGCCGCTGCGGGACTCGATGCTGAAGCACCCGGAGAGCCCGGCCCAGCCATGGAGCCCCTTCCTGGGG CTGGACGATGCTGCCCCGTCTCCTCCCGGCCTCAAGGCAGATCAGG acCTGGACTCGCAGGTCTCCTCCGCAGGCCTGGGCACCATCCTGAGACCCGGCGAGCCCAGGGCTCACTCTTACTTCCAGAGCGTCTCTGTCACCAAAGTGACTTTGCCTGATGGG GCGGTGGAGGAGCGCCGCACCGTGCAGGACAGCCAGGGCCGCCGGGAGACAACGGTGACACGCCGGAGGGGGGACCAGGCTTTTATCACCACCACCAAGGAGGACGGGCAGAACAAAGACTACCGAGAGGAGGTGGTCAATATGGATGATC ggGATCTGGCACAGTTCGCAGGCACGTGGCCACCAGAGGACAGTCTCCACCCTCCGAACCTGAGTGACCCATCCTCTGCACTGGGCAGCTTCTTCCGACGCTGGTTCTCAAGCTGGTAG
- the HAX1 gene encoding HCLS1-associated protein X-1 isoform X2, with protein sequence MSFYDAFRGFFGFAGPRRPRDPLFGGATWDEDEGDEDGPSLAQPPPHFGFGPRGAFEELFRDVGELLGVFGGAWAGLPLPFGELEERLPPPEPPVPSPGEGRPLRDSMLKHPESPAQPWSPFLGLDDAAPSPPGLKADQDLDSQVSSAGLGTILRPGEPRAHSYFQSVSVTKVTLPDGAVEERRTVQDSQGRRETTVTRRRGDQAFITTTKEDGQNKDYREEVVNMDDRDLAQFAGTWPPEDSLHPPNLSDPSSALGSFFRRWFSSW encoded by the exons ATGAGCTTCTACGATGCGTTTCGGGGCTTCTTCGGGTTCGCGGGGCCGCGGAG GCCCCGGGACCCGCTCTTTGGCGGCGCGACGTGGGACGAGGACGAGGGTGACGAGGACGGCCCGTCCCTGGCGCAGCCCCCCCCGCACTTCGGCTTCGGGCCCCGCGGTGCCTTCGAGGAGCTGTTCCGGGACGTGGGCGAGCTCCTGGGGGTGTTCGGCGGCGCCTGGGCCGGGCTCCCTCTGCCCTTTGGCGAGCTGGAGGAGCGGCTGCCCCCGCCCGAGCCTCCAGTGCCCAGCCCCGGCGAGGGGCGGCCGCTGCGGGACTCGATGCTGAAGCACCCGGAGAGCCCGGCCCAGCCATGGAGCCCCTTCCTGGGG CTGGACGATGCTGCCCCGTCTCCTCCCGGCCTCAAGGCAGATCAGG acCTGGACTCGCAGGTCTCCTCCGCAGGCCTGGGCACCATCCTGAGACCCGGCGAGCCCAGGGCTCACTCTTACTTCCAGAGCGTCTCTGTCACCAAAGTGACTTTGCCTGATGGG GCGGTGGAGGAGCGCCGCACCGTGCAGGACAGCCAGGGCCGCCGGGAGACAACGGTGACACGCCGGAGGGGGGACCAGGCTTTTATCACCACCACCAAGGAGGACGGGCAGAACAAAGACTACCGAGAGGAGGTGGTCAATATGGATGATC ggGATCTGGCACAGTTCGCAGGCACGTGGCCACCAGAGGACAGTCTCCACCCTCCGAACCTGAGTGACCCATCCTCTGCACTGGGCAGCTTCTTCCGACGCTGGTTCTCAAGCTGGTAG
- the AQP10 gene encoding aquaporin-10, with protein MGSTSFLESTRALLHIQNQLVRECLAEMLAVVVLILITLSGSAQMVTSSETKGNILTAYLAGALAVMVSIYIAGGVSGAHLNPAFSLAMCLLEQFPWWKLPIFVAVQTLAAFISAGAVYAVYYDAIHHYSNGTLTAFGPWETASIFATYPADYLSLSNGFLDQVVATALLIVGILAILDTRNKGVPKGLEPVAVALLVLCLEVSMGSNCNCPMNPARDFGPRLFTYVAGWGTEVFSRGKGWWWVPVVAPMLGAAVGSTLYQLLVAFHHPLSEGAAAAGQSPPVLSSAAVPTDPRTSLAEDTGRTLPQK; from the exons ATGGGCAGCACTTCCTTCTTGGAGAGCACCCGGGCTCTGCTCCACATCCAGAACCAGCTGGTGCGGGAGTGCCTGGCTGAGATGCTGGCTGTCGTCGTGCTCATT ctcaTCACGCTGAGCGGCTCAGCACAGATGGTCACCAGCTCTGAGACCAAGGGGAACATCCTCACTGCCTACCTGGCAGGCGCCCTGGCCGTCATGGTGTCCATCTACATAGCAGGGGGAGTCTCTG GGGCCCACCTGAACCCGGCGTTCTCCCTCGCCATGTGCCTCCTGGAGCAGTTTCCCTGGTGGAAGTTGCCCATCTTTGTGGCTGTGCAGACCTTGGCAGCGTTCATTTCTGCTGGAGCTGTCTACGCTGTCTACTATG ATGCCATTCATCACTACAGCAACGGGACCCTCACTGCCTTCGGCCCCTGGGAAACCGCCTCCATCTTTGCCACCTACCCCGCTGACTACCTGTCCCTCTCCAATGGCTTCTTGGACCAG GTGGTGGCCACAGCGCTGCTGATTGTGGGCATCCTGGCCATCTTGGACACCCGCAACAAAGGCGTCCCCAAGGGCCTGGAGCCAGTGGCAGTGGCCCTGCTGGTGTTATGCCTCGAGGTCTCCATGGGCTCCAACTGCAACTGCCCCATGAACCCTGCGCGGGACTTTGGGCCCCGACTCTTCACCTATGTGGCAGGTTGGGGCACGGAGGTCTTCAG cagggGCAAAGGGTGGTGGTGGGTGCCGGTGGTGGCACCGATGCTGGGCGCCGCCGTGGGCTCAACCCTGTACCAGCTCCTCGTGGCATTTCACCACCCGCTCTCGGAGGGCGCCGCCGCAGCTGGGCAGAGCCCCCCGGTCCTCAGCAGCGCCGCCGTCCCCACGGACCCCAGGACCTCACTCGCAGAGGACACCGGGAGGACGCTGCCCCAGAAGTGA
- the ATP8B2 gene encoding phospholipid-transporting ATPase ID isoform X1, translated as MGCGAAGHGAVRGPPGPRGGAAGASQRAGLQREVPSNCIKTSKYNIITFLPVNLFEQFQEVANTYFLFLLILQLIPQISSLSWFTTIVPLVLVLTITAVKDATDDYFRHKSDNQVNNRQSQVLISGVLQQEQWMNVRVGDIIKLENNQFVAADLLLLSSSEPHGLCYIETAELDGETNMKVRQAIPVTSELGSTSKLAQFDGEVICEPPNNKLDKFGGTLYWKENKYPLSNQNMLLRGCVLRNTEWCFGLVIFAGPDTKLMQNSGRTKFKRTSIDRLMNTLVLWIFGFLVCMGVILAIGNAIWEHEVGVCFQIYLPWDEGVHSAFFSGFLSFWSYIIILNTVVPISLYVSVEVIRLGHSYFINWDKKMYCAKRRTPAEARTTTLNEELGQVEYIFSDKTGTLTQNIMVFSKCSVNGHSYGDVQDMLGHKAELGERPEPVDFSFNPLADPRFQFWDPSLLEAIKLGDAHVHEFFRLLSLCHTVMSEEKSEGELYYKAQSPDEGALVTASRNFGFVFRSRTPKTITVHELGRAITYQLLAILDFNNIRKRMSVIVRSPEGKIRLYCKGADTILLERLHPINQDLTNVTTDHLNEYAGEGLRTLVLAYKDLEESYYEEWSERLHRASSAHEAREDRLAQLYDEVEHDMMLLGATAIEDKLQQGVPETIAILTLANIKIWVLTGDKQETAVNIGYSCKMLTDDMTEVFVVTGHTVLEVREELRKAREKMMDASRSTGNGFYQEKLSSSKLTSVLEAIAGEYALVINGHSLAHALEADMEVEFLETACACKAVICCRVTPLQKAQVVELVKKYKKAVTLAIGDGANDVSMIKTAHIGVGISGQEGIQAVLASDYSFSQFKFLQRLLLVHGRWSYLRMCKFLCYFFYKNFAFTMVHFWFGFFCGFSAQTVYDQYFITLYNIVYTSLPVLAMGVFDQDVPEQRSMEYPKLYEPGQLNLLFNKREFFICIAQGIYTSVLMFFIPYGVFADATRDDGAQLADYQSFAVTVATSLVIVVSVQIGLDTGFWTAINHFFIWGSLAAYFAILFAMHSDGLFQMFPNQFRFVGNAQNTLAQPTVWLTIALTTVVCIMPVVAFRFLKLDLKPELSDTVRYTQLVRKKQKTQHRCMRRAGRMGSRRSGYAFSHQEGFGELIMSGKNMRLSSLALSSFTARPSTGWIETLRKKKGSDSSTAGSPSSAASKTLKV; from the exons ATGGGCTGCGGGGCCGCGGGCCATGGAGCGGTGCGCGGCCCGCCGGGCCCCAG AGGAGGAGCGGCGGGTGCGAGCCAACGCGCGGGACTACAACGAGAAGTTCCA AGCAACTGCATCAAGACCTCCAAGTACAACATCATCACCTTCCTGCCTGTCAACCTCTTCGAGCAGTTCCAGGAAGTGGCCAACACctatttcctcttcctcctcatcctgcaG CTGATCCCGCAGATCTCTTCCCTCTCCTGGTTCACCACCATCGTGCCTTTGGTTCTTGTCTTAACCATCACAGCTGTCAAAGATGCCACGGACGACTAT TTCCGCCATAAAAGTGACAACCAGGTGAACAACCGGCAGTCTCAGGTGCTCATCAGTGGAGT CCTCCAACAGGAGCAGTGGATGAACGTCCGTGTTGGAGACATCATCAAGCTGGAGAACAACCAGTTTGTGGCG GCTgacctcctcctgctctccagcagcgaACCCCATGGGTTGTGCTACATAGAGACTGCAGAGCTGGACGG AGAGACCAACATGAAGGTGCGGCAGGCCATCCCCGTCACCTCAGAGCTGGGTAGCACCAGCAAGCTGGCTCAGTTTGATG GTGAGGTGATCTGTGAACCCCCCAACAACAAGCTGGACAAGTTTGGAGGAACGCTGTACTGGAAGGAGAACAAGTACCCCCTGAGCAACCAGAACATGCTGCTGCGGGGCTGCGTCCTGCGCAACACCGAGTGGTGCTTCGGCCTCGTCATCTTTGCAG GGCCTGACACCAAGCTCATGCAGAACAGCGGCCGGACCAAGTTCAAGCGGACGAGCATCGATCGGCTGATGAACACGCTGGTGCTCTGG ATCTTCGGGTTCCTGGTGTGCATGGGGGTGATTCTGGCCATTGGCAATGCCATCTGGGAGCATGAGGTGGGCGTCTGCTTCCAGATCTACCTGCCCTGGGATGAGGGGGTGCACAGTGCCTTCTTCTCGGGCTTTCTCTCCTTCTGGTCCTACATCATCATCCTCAACACTGTGGTGCCCATCTCACTCTACGTAAG CGTCGAGGTGATCCGCCTCGGGCACAGCTACTTCATCAACTGGGACAAGAAGATGTACTGTGCCAAGCGTCGCACGCCAGCTGAGGCCCGGACCACCACCCTCAATGAGGAGCTGGGGCAGGTGGAGTACATCTTCTCTGACAAGACTGGCACCCTTACCCAGAACATCATGGTCTTCAGCAAGTGCTCTGTGAACGGGCACAGCTACG GTGATGTGCAGGACATGCTGGGCCacaaggcagagctgggagag CGGCCAGAGCCGGTCGACTTCTCCTTCAACCCACTGGCAGACCCCCGGTTCCAGTTCTGGGACCCCAGCCTGCTGGAAGCCATCAAGCTGGGAGATGCCCACGTGCATGAGTTCTTCCGTCTGCTCTCGCTCTGCCACACCGTCATGTCCGAGGAGAAGAGCGAAG GAGAGCTCTATTACAAAGCTCAGTCCCCGGACGAGGGAGCACTGGTCACAGCCTCCAGGAACTTCGGCTTCGTGTTCCGGTCCCGTACTCCCAAGACAATCACGGTGCACGAGCTGGGCCGAGCCATCACGTACCAGCTGCTGGCCATCCTGGACTTCAACAACATCCGCAAGCGCATGTCTGTCATCG tgCGCAGCCCCGAGGGCAAGATCCGGCTGTACTGCAAAGGTGCTGACACCATCCTGCTGGAGCGCCTCCACCCCATCAACCAGGACCTGACCAATGTCACCACCGACCACCTCAAT GAATATGCTGGCGAGGGGCTGCGAACGCTGGTGCTGGCCTACAAAGACCTGGAGGAGAGCTACTACGAGGAGTGGTCTGAGCGGCTGCACCGAGCCAGCAGTGCCCACGAGGCCCGGGAGGATCGCCTGGCTCAGCTCTACGATGAGGTGGAGCACGATATGATG CTGCTTGGAGCCACAGCCATCGAGGACAAACTGCAGCAGGGGGTCCCTGAAACCATCGCCATCCTGACACTGGCCAACATCAAGATCTGGGTGCTGACTGGGGACAAGCAGG AAACAGCCGTGAACATTGGCTACTCCTGCAAGATGCTGACGGATGACATGACCGAGGTGTTTGTGGTCACGGGCCACACTGTGCTGGAGGTGCGAGAGGAGCTCAG GAAAGCCCGGGAGAAGATGATGGATGCGTCACGCTCCACAGGCAATGGCTTCTACCAGGAGAAACTCTCCTCTTCCAAGCTCACCTCTGTGCTGGAAGCCATCGCGGGTGAATACGCCCTGGTCATCAATGGGCATAGCCTG GCCCATGCGCTGGAGGCTGACATGGAGGTGGAGTTCCTGGAGACGGCATGTGCTTGCAAGGCTGTCATCTGCTGCCGTGTCACACCCCTGCAGAAGGCCCAGGTGGTGGAGCTCGTGAAGAAGTACAAGAAAGCTGTGACCCTGGCCATTGGGGACGGTGCCAACGATGTCAGCATGATCAAGA CCGCCCACATCGGGGTGGGCATCAGTGGGCAGGAGGGCATCCAGGCAGTGCTGGCCTCCGACTACTCCTTCTCCCAGTTCAAGTTCCTGCAGCGCCTGCTGCTGGTGCACGGACGCTGGTCCTACCTGCGCATGTGCAAGTTCCTCTGCTACTTCTTCTACAAGAACTTTGCCTTCACCATGGTCCACTTCTGGTTTGGCTTCTTCTGCGGCTTCTCGGCACAG ACTGTGTACGACCAGTACTTCATCACGCTCTACAACATCGTCTACACGTCGCTGCCCGTGCTCGCCATGGGGGTATTCGACCAG GACGTGCCAGAGCAGCGGAGCATGGAGTACCCCAAGCTCTATGAGCCCGGACAGCTGAATCTGCTCTTCAACAAACGGGAGTTCTTCATCTGCATCGCCCAGGGCATCTACACCTCTGTCCTCATGTTCTTCATCCCCTATGGCGTCTTTGCTGATGCCACCCGTGATGATGGAGCTCAGCTGGCTGACTACCAGTCCTTCGCCGTCACCGTCGCCACCTCCCTCGTGATTGTCGTCAGCGTGCAG ATCGGGCTGGACACAGGCTTCTGGACAGCCATCAACCACTTCTTCATCTGGGGCAGCCTTGCCGCCTACTTCGCCATCCTGTTTGCCATGCACAGCGATGGACTCTTCCAGATGTTCCCCAACCAGTTCCGCTTTGTGG GTAATGCACAGAACACGCTGGCCCAGCCTACAGTCTGGTTGACCATCGCCCTCACCACCGTGGTCTGCATCATGCCCGTTGTGGCCTTTCGCTTCCTCAAGCTGGACCTGAAGCCTGAACTCTCAGACACG GTGCGCTACACTCAGCTCGTGCGGAAGAAGCAGAAGACCCAGCACCGGTGCATGCGGCGCGCAGGGCGCATGGGCTCCCGCCGCTCCGGCTACGCCTTCTCCCACCAGGAGGGCTTCGGAGAGCTCATCATGTCCGGCAAGAACATGCGGCTTAGCTCCCTGGCGCTCTCCAGCTTCACGGCCCGGCCCAGCACTGGCTGGATCGAGACCCTGCGCAAGAAGAAGGGCAGCGACAGCAGCACCgctggcagccccagcagtgcCGCCAGCAAGACTCTCAAGGTGtga
- the ATP8B2 gene encoding phospholipid-transporting ATPase ID isoform X2 yields MERCAARRAPEEERRVRANARDYNEKFQYASNCIKTSKYNIITFLPVNLFEQFQEVANTYFLFLLILQLIPQISSLSWFTTIVPLVLVLTITAVKDATDDYFRHKSDNQVNNRQSQVLISGVLQQEQWMNVRVGDIIKLENNQFVAADLLLLSSSEPHGLCYIETAELDGETNMKVRQAIPVTSELGSTSKLAQFDGEVICEPPNNKLDKFGGTLYWKENKYPLSNQNMLLRGCVLRNTEWCFGLVIFAGPDTKLMQNSGRTKFKRTSIDRLMNTLVLWIFGFLVCMGVILAIGNAIWEHEVGVCFQIYLPWDEGVHSAFFSGFLSFWSYIIILNTVVPISLYVSVEVIRLGHSYFINWDKKMYCAKRRTPAEARTTTLNEELGQVEYIFSDKTGTLTQNIMVFSKCSVNGHSYGDVQDMLGHKAELGERPEPVDFSFNPLADPRFQFWDPSLLEAIKLGDAHVHEFFRLLSLCHTVMSEEKSEGELYYKAQSPDEGALVTASRNFGFVFRSRTPKTITVHELGRAITYQLLAILDFNNIRKRMSVIVRSPEGKIRLYCKGADTILLERLHPINQDLTNVTTDHLNEYAGEGLRTLVLAYKDLEESYYEEWSERLHRASSAHEAREDRLAQLYDEVEHDMMLLGATAIEDKLQQGVPETIAILTLANIKIWVLTGDKQETAVNIGYSCKMLTDDMTEVFVVTGHTVLEVREELRKAREKMMDASRSTGNGFYQEKLSSSKLTSVLEAIAGEYALVINGHSLAHALEADMEVEFLETACACKAVICCRVTPLQKAQVVELVKKYKKAVTLAIGDGANDVSMIKTAHIGVGISGQEGIQAVLASDYSFSQFKFLQRLLLVHGRWSYLRMCKFLCYFFYKNFAFTMVHFWFGFFCGFSAQTVYDQYFITLYNIVYTSLPVLAMGVFDQDVPEQRSMEYPKLYEPGQLNLLFNKREFFICIAQGIYTSVLMFFIPYGVFADATRDDGAQLADYQSFAVTVATSLVIVVSVQIGLDTGFWTAINHFFIWGSLAAYFAILFAMHSDGLFQMFPNQFRFVGNAQNTLAQPTVWLTIALTTVVCIMPVVAFRFLKLDLKPELSDTVRYTQLVRKKQKTQHRCMRRAGRMGSRRSGYAFSHQEGFGELIMSGKNMRLSSLALSSFTARPSTGWIETLRKKKGSDSSTAGSPSSAASKTLKV; encoded by the exons ATGGAGCGGTGCGCGGCCCGCCGGGCCCCAG AGGAGGAGCGGCGGGTGCGAGCCAACGCGCGGGACTACAACGAGAAGTTCCAGTACGCA AGCAACTGCATCAAGACCTCCAAGTACAACATCATCACCTTCCTGCCTGTCAACCTCTTCGAGCAGTTCCAGGAAGTGGCCAACACctatttcctcttcctcctcatcctgcaG CTGATCCCGCAGATCTCTTCCCTCTCCTGGTTCACCACCATCGTGCCTTTGGTTCTTGTCTTAACCATCACAGCTGTCAAAGATGCCACGGACGACTAT TTCCGCCATAAAAGTGACAACCAGGTGAACAACCGGCAGTCTCAGGTGCTCATCAGTGGAGT CCTCCAACAGGAGCAGTGGATGAACGTCCGTGTTGGAGACATCATCAAGCTGGAGAACAACCAGTTTGTGGCG GCTgacctcctcctgctctccagcagcgaACCCCATGGGTTGTGCTACATAGAGACTGCAGAGCTGGACGG AGAGACCAACATGAAGGTGCGGCAGGCCATCCCCGTCACCTCAGAGCTGGGTAGCACCAGCAAGCTGGCTCAGTTTGATG GTGAGGTGATCTGTGAACCCCCCAACAACAAGCTGGACAAGTTTGGAGGAACGCTGTACTGGAAGGAGAACAAGTACCCCCTGAGCAACCAGAACATGCTGCTGCGGGGCTGCGTCCTGCGCAACACCGAGTGGTGCTTCGGCCTCGTCATCTTTGCAG GGCCTGACACCAAGCTCATGCAGAACAGCGGCCGGACCAAGTTCAAGCGGACGAGCATCGATCGGCTGATGAACACGCTGGTGCTCTGG ATCTTCGGGTTCCTGGTGTGCATGGGGGTGATTCTGGCCATTGGCAATGCCATCTGGGAGCATGAGGTGGGCGTCTGCTTCCAGATCTACCTGCCCTGGGATGAGGGGGTGCACAGTGCCTTCTTCTCGGGCTTTCTCTCCTTCTGGTCCTACATCATCATCCTCAACACTGTGGTGCCCATCTCACTCTACGTAAG CGTCGAGGTGATCCGCCTCGGGCACAGCTACTTCATCAACTGGGACAAGAAGATGTACTGTGCCAAGCGTCGCACGCCAGCTGAGGCCCGGACCACCACCCTCAATGAGGAGCTGGGGCAGGTGGAGTACATCTTCTCTGACAAGACTGGCACCCTTACCCAGAACATCATGGTCTTCAGCAAGTGCTCTGTGAACGGGCACAGCTACG GTGATGTGCAGGACATGCTGGGCCacaaggcagagctgggagag CGGCCAGAGCCGGTCGACTTCTCCTTCAACCCACTGGCAGACCCCCGGTTCCAGTTCTGGGACCCCAGCCTGCTGGAAGCCATCAAGCTGGGAGATGCCCACGTGCATGAGTTCTTCCGTCTGCTCTCGCTCTGCCACACCGTCATGTCCGAGGAGAAGAGCGAAG GAGAGCTCTATTACAAAGCTCAGTCCCCGGACGAGGGAGCACTGGTCACAGCCTCCAGGAACTTCGGCTTCGTGTTCCGGTCCCGTACTCCCAAGACAATCACGGTGCACGAGCTGGGCCGAGCCATCACGTACCAGCTGCTGGCCATCCTGGACTTCAACAACATCCGCAAGCGCATGTCTGTCATCG tgCGCAGCCCCGAGGGCAAGATCCGGCTGTACTGCAAAGGTGCTGACACCATCCTGCTGGAGCGCCTCCACCCCATCAACCAGGACCTGACCAATGTCACCACCGACCACCTCAAT GAATATGCTGGCGAGGGGCTGCGAACGCTGGTGCTGGCCTACAAAGACCTGGAGGAGAGCTACTACGAGGAGTGGTCTGAGCGGCTGCACCGAGCCAGCAGTGCCCACGAGGCCCGGGAGGATCGCCTGGCTCAGCTCTACGATGAGGTGGAGCACGATATGATG CTGCTTGGAGCCACAGCCATCGAGGACAAACTGCAGCAGGGGGTCCCTGAAACCATCGCCATCCTGACACTGGCCAACATCAAGATCTGGGTGCTGACTGGGGACAAGCAGG AAACAGCCGTGAACATTGGCTACTCCTGCAAGATGCTGACGGATGACATGACCGAGGTGTTTGTGGTCACGGGCCACACTGTGCTGGAGGTGCGAGAGGAGCTCAG GAAAGCCCGGGAGAAGATGATGGATGCGTCACGCTCCACAGGCAATGGCTTCTACCAGGAGAAACTCTCCTCTTCCAAGCTCACCTCTGTGCTGGAAGCCATCGCGGGTGAATACGCCCTGGTCATCAATGGGCATAGCCTG GCCCATGCGCTGGAGGCTGACATGGAGGTGGAGTTCCTGGAGACGGCATGTGCTTGCAAGGCTGTCATCTGCTGCCGTGTCACACCCCTGCAGAAGGCCCAGGTGGTGGAGCTCGTGAAGAAGTACAAGAAAGCTGTGACCCTGGCCATTGGGGACGGTGCCAACGATGTCAGCATGATCAAGA CCGCCCACATCGGGGTGGGCATCAGTGGGCAGGAGGGCATCCAGGCAGTGCTGGCCTCCGACTACTCCTTCTCCCAGTTCAAGTTCCTGCAGCGCCTGCTGCTGGTGCACGGACGCTGGTCCTACCTGCGCATGTGCAAGTTCCTCTGCTACTTCTTCTACAAGAACTTTGCCTTCACCATGGTCCACTTCTGGTTTGGCTTCTTCTGCGGCTTCTCGGCACAG ACTGTGTACGACCAGTACTTCATCACGCTCTACAACATCGTCTACACGTCGCTGCCCGTGCTCGCCATGGGGGTATTCGACCAG GACGTGCCAGAGCAGCGGAGCATGGAGTACCCCAAGCTCTATGAGCCCGGACAGCTGAATCTGCTCTTCAACAAACGGGAGTTCTTCATCTGCATCGCCCAGGGCATCTACACCTCTGTCCTCATGTTCTTCATCCCCTATGGCGTCTTTGCTGATGCCACCCGTGATGATGGAGCTCAGCTGGCTGACTACCAGTCCTTCGCCGTCACCGTCGCCACCTCCCTCGTGATTGTCGTCAGCGTGCAG ATCGGGCTGGACACAGGCTTCTGGACAGCCATCAACCACTTCTTCATCTGGGGCAGCCTTGCCGCCTACTTCGCCATCCTGTTTGCCATGCACAGCGATGGACTCTTCCAGATGTTCCCCAACCAGTTCCGCTTTGTGG GTAATGCACAGAACACGCTGGCCCAGCCTACAGTCTGGTTGACCATCGCCCTCACCACCGTGGTCTGCATCATGCCCGTTGTGGCCTTTCGCTTCCTCAAGCTGGACCTGAAGCCTGAACTCTCAGACACG GTGCGCTACACTCAGCTCGTGCGGAAGAAGCAGAAGACCCAGCACCGGTGCATGCGGCGCGCAGGGCGCATGGGCTCCCGCCGCTCCGGCTACGCCTTCTCCCACCAGGAGGGCTTCGGAGAGCTCATCATGTCCGGCAAGAACATGCGGCTTAGCTCCCTGGCGCTCTCCAGCTTCACGGCCCGGCCCAGCACTGGCTGGATCGAGACCCTGCGCAAGAAGAAGGGCAGCGACAGCAGCACCgctggcagccccagcagtgcCGCCAGCAAGACTCTCAAGGTGtga